From a region of the Pectobacterium aquaticum genome:
- the thiI gene encoding tRNA uracil 4-sulfurtransferase ThiI translates to MKFIIKLFPEITIKSQSVRLRFIKILTGNIRNVLKHYDETLAVVRHWDHIEVRAKDESQREAIRDALTRIPGIHHILEVEDHAYTDVHNIFEQALALYRERLEGKTFCVRVKRRGKHEFSSQDVERYVGGGLNQHIDTARVNLTTPQVTVHLEIEQDRLLLIKGRYEGIGGFPIGTQEDVLSLISGGFDSGVSSYMLMRRGCRVHYCFFNLGGAAHEIGVKQVAHYLWNRFGSSHRVRFIAIDFDPVVGEILEKVDDGQMGVVLKRMMVRAASKVAERYGVQALVTGEALGQVSSQTLTNLRLIDNASDTLILRPLISHDKEHIIKQARELGTEDFAKTMPEYCGVISKSPTVKAVKAKIEAEEGHFDFAILDRVVSEARNIDIREIAEQTKQDVVEVETVASFAPTDVLLDIRAPDEQDDKPLELDQVEIKSLPFYKLGTQFGDLDQSKTYLLYCERGVMSRLQALYLREQGFSNVKVYRP, encoded by the coding sequence ATGAAGTTTATCATTAAATTGTTCCCGGAAATCACCATCAAGAGCCAATCTGTGCGGTTGCGCTTTATCAAGATTCTCACCGGAAACATTCGCAACGTATTAAAACACTATGATGAAACGCTGGCGGTTGTCCGTCACTGGGATCATATCGAAGTTCGGGCCAAAGACGAAAGCCAGCGTGAGGCAATTCGTGATGCGCTGACAAGAATTCCGGGTATTCACCATATTCTAGAAGTTGAAGATCACGCCTATACCGACGTGCACAATATCTTTGAACAAGCGCTGGCGTTGTACCGTGAGCGGTTGGAAGGCAAGACGTTTTGTGTGCGAGTGAAACGCCGTGGTAAGCATGAATTCAGCTCACAGGACGTAGAACGCTACGTCGGCGGCGGTTTGAACCAGCACATTGATACGGCGCGAGTTAACCTCACGACACCGCAGGTCACCGTGCATCTGGAAATCGAGCAGGATCGTCTACTGCTGATTAAAGGGCGCTATGAAGGTATCGGCGGTTTCCCGATTGGTACTCAGGAAGATGTGCTGTCATTGATTTCCGGTGGTTTTGATTCCGGCGTCTCCAGCTATATGTTGATGCGTCGCGGATGCCGTGTGCACTACTGCTTCTTCAACCTCGGTGGTGCAGCCCATGAGATTGGGGTGAAACAGGTCGCACACTATCTGTGGAACCGCTTTGGTAGCTCACATCGGGTGCGTTTTATTGCTATCGACTTCGATCCTGTTGTGGGTGAAATTCTCGAGAAGGTCGACGATGGCCAGATGGGCGTCGTGCTGAAGCGCATGATGGTGCGCGCGGCCTCCAAAGTTGCTGAGCGTTACGGTGTTCAGGCGTTGGTGACTGGTGAAGCGTTAGGGCAGGTGTCCAGCCAGACGCTGACCAACCTGCGTTTGATCGATAACGCCTCTGACACGCTGATTCTGCGTCCGCTGATTTCTCACGATAAAGAACATATTATCAAACAGGCTCGTGAACTGGGGACGGAAGATTTCGCCAAAACGATGCCGGAATACTGTGGTGTGATCTCCAAAAGCCCGACGGTGAAGGCGGTAAAAGCGAAGATCGAGGCCGAAGAAGGCCACTTTGATTTTGCTATCCTGGATCGCGTGGTGAGTGAAGCCCGGAATATTGATATCCGTGAGATCGCCGAGCAGACCAAACAAGACGTGGTTGAAGTCGAAACGGTCGCGTCGTTTGCGCCAACCGACGTGCTGCTGGATATCCGTGCGCCGGATGAACAGGACGATAAGCCGCTTGAGCTGGATCAGGTCGAAATAAAATCTTTACCGTTCTACAAGCTGGGTACGCAGTTTGGCGATTTGGATCAGAGCAAAACCTATCTGCTTTACTGCGAGCGTGGCGTGATGAGCCGCTTGCAGGCGCTGTACCTGCGTGAGCAAGGTTTCAGCAATGTGAAG
- the xseB gene encoding exodeoxyribonuclease VII small subunit: MPKKTEQPVSFESSLNELEKIVTRLESGELPLDDALNEFEHGIQLARQGQQKLQQAEQRVQILLSDDPDASLSPFTPDNDSL; this comes from the coding sequence ATGCCTAAGAAGACCGAGCAGCCAGTCAGCTTTGAAAGCTCGCTGAACGAACTGGAAAAAATCGTTACCCGCCTTGAATCAGGCGAACTGCCGCTGGACGATGCACTAAATGAGTTTGAGCACGGCATCCAGCTCGCTCGCCAAGGTCAGCAAAAACTGCAACAAGCGGAACAGCGCGTACAAATCCTGCTAAGCGACGATCCAGATGCGTCGCTGTCACCGTTTACACCGGATAACGACTCGCTATGA